From the Corythoichthys intestinalis isolate RoL2023-P3 chromosome 13, ASM3026506v1, whole genome shotgun sequence genome, one window contains:
- the LOC130928951 gene encoding gastrula zinc finger protein XlCGF57.1-like isoform X3, producing the protein MKQEEPELPEQQKREVQLPIKKEDVELPYVKEEDDIAMSTGEPLKCEDGPSEASRGTEPPSGSSSSKEGLQAHIFMAPSDRIEHTRTHTGRKPFSCSVCGQKFSQKSNLIRHTRTHTGEKPCTCSVCGHSFTEKKSLQTHTRIHTGEKPFVCTICGQKFTWKSSFNTHTKTHTGEKPFSCSVCGQRFCHQSTLNAHKRIRTGEKPFSCSVCGEGFTSHISLQRHTRIHTGGKPFSCSVCGKKITHMSALQVHTRTHTGEKPFSCSVCGQGFARNGHLIEHMRIHTGEKPFVCTVCGQKFTWKSSLNLHTRTHTGEKPFSCSVCGKSFTQMSALKIHTRTHTGEKPFSCSVCGKVFTSKEHLKSHTRTHNGEKPYSCLVCGQGFTQKQSLKRHRKTHTGEKPFSCSVCGQEFARKDQIKRHVCVDVRSRGQ; encoded by the coding sequence ATGAAACAGGAAGAGCCAGAACTCCCTGAACAGCAAAAGAGAGAAGTgcaacttccaatcaaaaaggaggatGTAGAGCTACCATACGTAAAAGAGGAGGACGATATCGCCATGTCGACCGGTGAGCCCTTAAAGTGTGAAGATGGTCCGAGTGAGGCCAGCAGAGGGACGGAGCCTCCAAGTGGTAGCAGCAGCTCAAAAGAAGGATTGCAAGCACACATTTTCATGGCACCCTCTGATAGAATCGAACACACGAGAACTCACACTGGtagaaaacctttttcctgctcagtttgtggccaaaAATTCAGTCAGAAGAGCAACTTAAttcgacacacaagaacccacactggcgaaaaaccatgtacctgttcagtttgtggtcaCAGTTTCACTGAAAAGAAAAgcttacaaacacacacaagaatccacactggtgaaaaaccttttgtctgcacaataTGTGGTCAAAAGTTCACTTGGAAGAGCAGCTTTAACACGCACAcaaaaacccacactggcgaaaaacctttttcctgctcagtttgtggtcaaagattctgtCACCAGAGCACACTAAACGCACACAAAAGAATtcgcactggtgaaaaacctttttcctgctcagtttgtggtgaaGGTTTCACTTCCCACATAAGCTTACAAAgacacacaagaatccacactggtggaaaacctttttcctgctcagtttgtgggaaaaaaatcactcatATGAGTGCCTtacaagtacacacaagaacccacactggtgaaaaaccattttcctgctcagtttgtggtcaaggtttTGCACGAAATGGACACTTAATCGAACACATGagaatccacactggcgaaaaaccttttgtgTGCACAGTTTGCGGTCAAAAATTCACTTGGAAGAGCAGCTTAAacctacacacaagaacccacactggcgaaaaacctttttcctgctcagtgtgtGGTAAAAGTTTCACTCAGATGAGTGccttaaaaatacacacaagaacccatactggtgaaaaacctttttcctgctcagtctgTGGTAAGGTATTCACTTCAAAGGAACACTTGAAatcacacacaagaacccacaatggtgaaaaaccttattcctgcttagtttgtggtcaaggatttacTCAAAAGCAAAGCTTAAAAAGACACAGaaaaacccacactggagaaaaacctttttcatgctcagtttgtggtcaagaatTCGCTCGCAAAGATCAGATTAAGAGACATGTATGTGTTGATGTGAGAAGCAGGggccaatga
- the LOC130928951 gene encoding gastrula zinc finger protein XlCGF57.1-like isoform X2, which produces MRARRTPAAKFEAELCGAKAQRRRHACKMQVNVVLPRLAGSSKYLGPEWQESESPGVKEEVEHPQMKQEEPELPEQQKREVQLPIKKEDVELPYVKEEDDIAMSTGEPLKCEDGPSEASRGTEPPSGSSSSKEGLQAHIFMAPSDRIEHTRTHTGRKPFSCSVCGQKFSQKSNLIRHTRTHTGEKPCTCSVCGHSFTEKKSLQTHTRIHTGEKPFVCTICGQKFTWKSSFNTHTKTHTGEKPFSCSVCGQRFCHQSTLNAHKRIRTGEKPFSCSVCGEGFTSHISLQRHTRIHTGGKPFSCSVCGKKITHMSALQVHTRTHTGEKPFSCSVCGQGFARNGHLIEHMRIHTGEKPFVCTVCGQKFTWKSSLNLHTRTHTGEKPFSCSVCGKSFTQMSALKIHTRTHTGEKPFSCSVCGKVFTSKEHLKSHTRTHNGEKPYSCLVCGQGFTQKQSLKRHRKTHTGEKPFSCSVCGQEFARKDQIKRHVCVDVRSRGQ; this is translated from the exons ATGCGTGCAAGAAGGACGCCAGCCGCAAAGTTCGAGGCGGAACTTTGTGGCGCAAAAGCTCAGCGACGACGACATGCTTGCAAAATGCAAGTAAACGTTGTTCTTCCCAGACTAGCAG GTTCCAGCAAATATCTTGGTCCTGAGTGGCAGGAGTCTGAGTCTCCTGGCGTTAAAGAGGAAGTCGAGCACCCGCAAATGAAACAGGAAGAGCCAGAACTCCCTGAACAGCAAAAGAGAGAAGTgcaacttccaatcaaaaaggaggatGTAGAGCTACCATACGTAAAAGAGGAGGACGATATCGCCATGTCGACCGGTGAGCCCTTAAAGTGTGAAGATGGTCCGAGTGAGGCCAGCAGAGGGACGGAGCCTCCAAGTGGTAGCAGCAGCTCAAAAGAAGGATTGCAAGCACACATTTTCATGGCACCCTCTGATAGAATCGAACACACGAGAACTCACACTGGtagaaaacctttttcctgctcagtttgtggccaaaAATTCAGTCAGAAGAGCAACTTAAttcgacacacaagaacccacactggcgaaaaaccatgtacctgttcagtttgtggtcaCAGTTTCACTGAAAAGAAAAgcttacaaacacacacaagaatccacactggtgaaaaaccttttgtctgcacaataTGTGGTCAAAAGTTCACTTGGAAGAGCAGCTTTAACACGCACAcaaaaacccacactggcgaaaaacctttttcctgctcagtttgtggtcaaagattctgtCACCAGAGCACACTAAACGCACACAAAAGAATtcgcactggtgaaaaacctttttcctgctcagtttgtggtgaaGGTTTCACTTCCCACATAAGCTTACAAAgacacacaagaatccacactggtggaaaacctttttcctgctcagtttgtgggaaaaaaatcactcatATGAGTGCCTtacaagtacacacaagaacccacactggtgaaaaaccattttcctgctcagtttgtggtcaaggtttTGCACGAAATGGACACTTAATCGAACACATGagaatccacactggcgaaaaaccttttgtgTGCACAGTTTGCGGTCAAAAATTCACTTGGAAGAGCAGCTTAAacctacacacaagaacccacactggcgaaaaacctttttcctgctcagtgtgtGGTAAAAGTTTCACTCAGATGAGTGccttaaaaatacacacaagaacccatactggtgaaaaacctttttcctgctcagtctgTGGTAAGGTATTCACTTCAAAGGAACACTTGAAatcacacacaagaacccacaatggtgaaaaaccttattcctgcttagtttgtggtcaaggatttacTCAAAAGCAAAGCTTAAAAAGACACAGaaaaacccacactggagaaaaacctttttcatgctcagtttgtggtcaagaatTCGCTCGCAAAGATCAGATTAAGAGACATGTATGTGTTGATGTGAGAAGCAGGggccaatga